The following proteins are co-located in the Candidatus Competibacteraceae bacterium genome:
- a CDS encoding Hsp70 family protein: MSTARYTVGIDLGTTHCVLAAVDLAASDHDEVVERIELIPQLTAPGAVEERPMLPSFLYLPHPDELRPEDRVLPWGEPPFVVGELARAMGGRTPIRLVSSAKSWLCHPGVDRRAAILPVEAPEEVGRVSPLQASIRYLEHLRAAWDHQHPEAPLTEQDVVLTVPASFDPAARELTAEAAEAVGLRHLVLLEEPQAALYHWVLATREGWRKQVQLGDIILVIDLGGGTADFSLIAVTERDGSLELVRVAVGEHILLGGDNMDLALAHAVRAKLAAQGIQLDPWQLQGLTHGCRSAKETLLSHDEIEAVPVVVPSRGSKLIGGTLRTELTRDEVSHTLMEGFFPIVEAAARPAARARAALTKLGLPYAQDAAMTRHLAAFLGRQVEATRYLPGFEDRLPEQASFLHPTTVLFNGGVFKAPPLLERTLTVLNGWLVAEGAPPARLLEGSDLDLAVALGAAYYGYVRRGRGVRIRGGTAKSYYVGVESAMPAVPGMEPPIEALCIAPFGMEEGTQAELPPQEVGLVVGEPVRFRFFGSSVRRSDQVGAVLEQWTADEVEELEEIEATLPAEDRQPGEVVPVRLHAAVTEVGTLRLEAVPREGGAAWKVEFDVRGEG; this comes from the coding sequence ATGAGCACGGCTCGTTACACGGTGGGCATTGATCTGGGCACCACCCACTGTGTGTTGGCGGCGGTGGATTTGGCCGCCAGCGACCATGATGAGGTGGTTGAACGGATCGAACTCATTCCGCAGTTGACCGCGCCCGGCGCGGTCGAGGAGCGACCGATGCTGCCCTCGTTCCTCTACTTGCCGCATCCCGACGAACTGCGGCCGGAAGATCGGGTCCTGCCTTGGGGCGAGCCCCCGTTCGTGGTTGGCGAACTGGCGCGGGCGATGGGCGGTCGGACGCCGATTCGCTTGGTATCCAGCGCCAAAAGCTGGTTGTGTCATCCAGGGGTGGATCGGCGTGCCGCCATCCTGCCGGTGGAGGCGCCGGAGGAAGTGGGGCGGGTTTCGCCGTTGCAAGCCTCGATCCGCTATCTGGAGCACTTGCGCGCCGCTTGGGACCATCAGCATCCCGAGGCGCCACTGACCGAACAGGACGTGGTGCTGACCGTGCCGGCTTCCTTCGATCCCGCCGCTCGCGAATTGACCGCCGAAGCGGCGGAGGCGGTCGGCTTACGCCATTTGGTGTTGCTGGAAGAACCGCAAGCGGCCTTGTATCACTGGGTATTGGCCACTCGGGAAGGGTGGCGCAAGCAGGTCCAGCTCGGCGACATCATCCTGGTGATCGACCTGGGCGGTGGCACCGCCGACTTTTCGCTGATCGCCGTGACCGAGCGCGACGGTTCCCTGGAACTGGTGCGGGTGGCGGTCGGCGAGCATATTCTGCTGGGCGGCGACAACATGGATCTAGCCTTGGCGCACGCGGTCCGCGCCAAGCTGGCGGCGCAAGGCATCCAGCTCGATCCCTGGCAGTTGCAGGGTCTGACCCACGGTTGCCGGTCGGCCAAGGAAACCCTGTTGAGTCATGACGAGATCGAGGCGGTGCCGGTGGTGGTGCCAAGCCGCGGTTCCAAACTGATCGGCGGTACCTTGCGCACCGAACTGACCCGTGATGAGGTCTCCCACACCTTGATGGAAGGGTTCTTTCCAATCGTGGAAGCGGCGGCGCGGCCAGCGGCGCGGGCGCGGGCGGCGCTGACCAAGCTGGGTTTGCCCTACGCGCAGGATGCGGCCATGACCCGTCATCTGGCGGCGTTTCTGGGCCGGCAGGTGGAGGCGACCCGCTATCTGCCCGGTTTCGAGGACCGGCTGCCGGAGCAGGCCAGTTTCCTGCATCCGACCACGGTGCTGTTCAACGGCGGTGTGTTCAAGGCGCCACCCTTGCTGGAGCGGACCCTGACCGTGCTAAACGGTTGGCTGGTGGCCGAGGGCGCGCCCCCGGCGCGCTTGTTGGAAGGCAGCGATCTCGATTTGGCCGTGGCGCTCGGCGCGGCCTATTACGGCTATGTGCGGCGCGGGCGCGGAGTGCGGATTCGCGGTGGCACCGCCAAGTCCTATTACGTCGGGGTCGAAAGTGCCATGCCGGCGGTACCGGGGATGGAACCGCCGATCGAAGCCTTGTGCATCGCGCCGTTCGGCATGGAAGAGGGAACTCAGGCCGAATTGCCGCCACAAGAAGTGGGATTGGTGGTCGGCGAGCCGGTGCGATTCCGTTTCTTCGGTTCCTCGGTGCGGCGCAGCGATCAGGTGGGCGCGGTGCTGGAGCAGTGGACGGCGGACGAGGTCGAGGAACTGGAGGAGATCGAAGCAACCTTGCCCGCCGAGGATCGCCAACCCGGCGAAGTGGTGCCGGTGCGGCTGCACGCGGCGGTGACCGAGGTCGGCACGTTGCGGCTGGAGGCCGTGCCGCGCGAAGGCGGAGCAGCCTGGAAGGTCGAGTTCGACGTGCGCGGGGAGGGATAA
- a CDS encoding DUF2760 domain-containing protein has product MSDSPLSFFNRLILALRAVGRILADEGFAAGVLRLEGGAAPMAAEPARPALKETSPDSALQLLALLQQEGRFVDFLQENVTAYSDAEIGGAARVVHEGCCKVVRDYLRIQPVREEAEGVRLTVPAGFDPTALRLTGNVVGQPPFTGTLMHRGWRVAEIKLPKVAEGHDVQVLAPAEVEL; this is encoded by the coding sequence ATGAGTGATTCACCATTGAGCTTTTTCAACCGTCTGATCCTGGCGCTGCGCGCGGTCGGGCGCATTTTAGCCGATGAGGGGTTCGCCGCTGGCGTACTGCGGCTCGAAGGGGGGGCGGCGCCGATGGCCGCGGAACCCGCCAGACCGGCACTCAAGGAAACTTCACCGGATTCCGCCTTGCAATTGCTGGCGCTGTTACAGCAGGAAGGGCGGTTCGTGGATTTCTTGCAGGAAAACGTGACCGCGTATTCCGATGCCGAGATCGGTGGCGCGGCGCGGGTGGTGCACGAGGGCTGTTGCAAGGTGGTGCGCGATTATTTACGCATTCAGCCGGTGCGTGAGGAAGCGGAAGGCGTGAGGTTGACCGTGCCGGCCGGTTTCGATCCCACGGCGCTGCGGTTGACCGGTAACGTGGTTGGCCAACCGCCCTTCACCGGTACCTTGATGCATCGCGGCTGGCGGGTGGCCGAGATCAAGTTGCCGAAGGTGGCCGAGGGTCATGACGTTCAAGTGCTGGCGCCGGCGGAGGTGGAACTATGA
- a CDS encoding response regulator, translating to MARILIVDDSPTQALSLSKILKKHGHEILTAKDGAEGVETAKAELPDLVLMDVVMPKVNGFQATRQITKHPSTSHIPVIIVTTKDQETDRIWGARQGAKSYVVKPVEETSLLEAIAQYLPK from the coding sequence ATGGCCCGCATACTAATCGTCGACGACTCGCCCACGCAGGCGCTAAGTCTCTCCAAGATTCTCAAGAAACATGGGCACGAGATTCTGACCGCCAAAGACGGCGCGGAAGGCGTCGAAACGGCCAAGGCGGAACTGCCCGATCTCGTGCTCATGGACGTGGTCATGCCCAAGGTCAACGGTTTTCAGGCGACCCGTCAGATCACCAAGCACCCCTCCACCAGCCATATCCCGGTTATCATCGTCACCACCAAGGATCAGGAAACCGACCGGATCTGGGGCGCGCGGCAGGGCGCCAAAAGCTACGTCGTCAAGCCGGTGGAAGAAACCTCGCTACTTGAAGCCATCGCGCAGTATTTACCCAAATGA
- a CDS encoding DnaJ domain-containing protein, giving the protein MSGTLPSPSALAALEARLLDLLAAHPAGLSEHELLKRLRASDPCFAGFSAREPLSLFRGHYLLFHALYRLRERLAGERRGRLRVDPLSIVLESEPLPCGGGTALAPGEPDFAPCYADLARLATVTVAEVAELLRCFHAERRRAGRRRAALAALELRDPVDAATIKRQYRRLAMRHHPDRGGDGGRLGEINAALAVLEKSTG; this is encoded by the coding sequence ATGAGCGGAACTCTTCCTTCGCCGTCCGCGCTGGCGGCCTTGGAGGCGCGTTTGCTGGATCTGTTGGCTGCCCATCCCGCTGGACTGAGCGAGCACGAGCTGCTGAAGAGACTGCGCGCCAGCGATCCTTGCTTCGCGGGTTTTAGCGCCCGCGAACCACTCAGCCTGTTTCGGGGTCATTACCTGCTGTTTCACGCGCTCTACCGGTTGCGGGAGCGCTTGGCCGGCGAGCGGCGTGGCCGCTTGCGGGTGGACCCGCTGAGCATTGTGCTGGAGTCCGAACCGCTGCCTTGCGGCGGCGGGACGGCACTCGCGCCGGGTGAGCCCGACTTTGCGCCGTGCTACGCCGATTTGGCCAGGCTGGCGACGGTGACGGTCGCCGAGGTCGCCGAGCTACTGCGTTGCTTTCACGCCGAACGCCGGCGGGCCGGGCGGCGGCGGGCGGCGCTGGCGGCTCTGGAACTGCGGGACCCGGTCGATGCCGCGACGATCAAGCGACAGTACCGACGGCTGGCGATGCGCCACCATCCCGACCGGGGTGGCGACGGAGGGCGGCTGGGCGAGATCAATGCGGCGTTGGCGGTGCTGGAAAAGAGCACTGGCTGA
- a CDS encoding RNA polymerase sigma factor — MRTEDDADETLMLRYRDGEVAAFAPLYARHKGALYRYLLRQCGQPALAEELFQDVWLKLIAARAGYTVQARFATYLYRLAHNRLIDHYRASRRGLPLSYAEDCPEWAETPAPAENQPEAQDDRRRQAERLLELLAELPEAQREAMLLKEEAGLSLEEIAQATGTGRETVKSRLRYAMARLRQGLRGAR; from the coding sequence ATGCGGACCGAAGACGATGCCGACGAGACTCTCATGCTGCGCTACCGGGATGGCGAGGTCGCCGCCTTTGCGCCGCTGTACGCCCGCCACAAAGGGGCACTGTACCGCTATCTACTGCGCCAATGCGGCCAACCGGCGCTGGCCGAGGAGCTGTTTCAGGACGTGTGGTTGAAGCTGATCGCCGCCCGGGCCGGTTACACCGTGCAGGCCCGGTTCGCCACCTATCTATACCGGCTGGCCCACAATCGCCTGATCGATCACTACCGCGCCAGCCGCCGGGGGCTGCCGCTGTCCTACGCCGAGGATTGCCCGGAGTGGGCCGAAACGCCGGCGCCGGCCGAAAACCAGCCGGAGGCGCAAGACGACCGCCGCCGGCAGGCCGAACGCCTGCTCGAACTGCTGGCCGAACTGCCCGAGGCCCAGCGCGAGGCCATGTTGCTGAAGGAAGAAGCCGGGTTGTCGCTGGAGGAAATCGCCCAGGCCACTGGAACCGGCCGGGAGACCGTCAAGAGCCGCCTGCGCTATGCCATGGCCCGCCTGCGACAGGGTTTGAGAGGTGCGCGATGA
- a CDS encoding von Willebrand factor type A domain-containing protein: MNPSLSLYALLAAALLAGCSPAVPPQAAVESKQQTTGPSSPAVAQSVADRVATVPAATVPSGKEAERLAPPPALSPVSPVLTFATSRAQPPAASQRAEGFAGQARMSGRRDADGLRAPSEATDRENYAQIEDNPVKRAAEQPVSTFSIDVDTGAYANVRRFLNGGRLPPHDAVRVEELINYFDYDYPPPDGREPPFRVNTELAPTPWNPQTLLLAVGIKGYELPKTQLPPANLVFLIDVSGSMNSADKIGLLKPALKLLVRQLRPEDKVAIAVYAGAAGMVLEPTPGNQKAKIEAALDQLSAGGSTNGGAGIQLAYNLARQGFVEGGVNRVILATDGDFNVGTVNFQALKNLVEAQRQSGIALTTLGFGAGNYNDRLMEQLADAGNGNHAYIDTLREANKVLVEQMSATLLTIAKDVKIQIEFNPALVEEYRLIGYENRILRREDFNNDAVDAGDIGAGHTVTALYEIALKGSGGSLSDPLRYGQPAADDVVPRGDEIAFLRLRYKQPDGEVSQLLEQPIRRGQALGDWRETSERFRFAAAVAGFGQMLRGGRHTRDFGYDDVLALARAARGADPHGYRGEFLSLAGLARSLDPGRGGAVGQAIH, translated from the coding sequence ATGAACCCGTCGTTGTCACTTTACGCGCTGCTGGCCGCCGCCTTGCTCGCTGGCTGCTCGCCCGCCGTACCGCCGCAAGCAGCGGTCGAGTCCAAGCAACAGACCACCGGCCCATCATCCCCGGCGGTTGCCCAGTCCGTGGCGGATCGGGTCGCCACCGTGCCGGCCGCCACCGTGCCATCCGGCAAGGAGGCCGAGCGCTTGGCGCCCCCACCGGCGTTGTCGCCGGTCAGCCCGGTGCTGACTTTTGCCACGTCCCGTGCCCAGCCGCCCGCCGCAAGCCAGAGGGCCGAGGGTTTCGCCGGGCAGGCTCGCATGTCCGGCCGCCGGGACGCGGACGGGTTGCGCGCGCCCAGCGAAGCGACCGATCGTGAAAATTACGCCCAGATCGAGGATAACCCGGTCAAGCGCGCCGCCGAGCAGCCGGTGTCCACCTTCAGCATCGACGTCGATACCGGTGCCTACGCCAACGTCCGCCGCTTCCTCAACGGTGGCCGGTTGCCGCCGCATGATGCGGTGCGGGTCGAGGAACTGATCAACTACTTCGATTACGACTATCCGCCGCCGGACGGCCGCGAGCCGCCGTTCCGGGTCAACACCGAATTGGCCCCGACGCCCTGGAATCCGCAAACCCTGCTGCTGGCGGTCGGCATCAAGGGCTACGAATTGCCGAAAACCCAGTTACCGCCGGCCAATCTGGTGTTCCTGATCGACGTGTCCGGCTCAATGAACTCGGCGGACAAGATCGGCCTGCTCAAGCCGGCGCTGAAGCTGCTGGTCCGGCAACTGCGGCCCGAGGACAAGGTGGCGATCGCGGTCTACGCCGGCGCGGCCGGGATGGTGCTGGAACCCACGCCCGGCAATCAAAAGGCGAAGATCGAGGCGGCGCTGGATCAGCTCAGCGCCGGCGGTTCCACCAACGGCGGCGCGGGCATTCAACTGGCCTACAATCTGGCCCGGCAGGGCTTCGTCGAGGGCGGCGTCAATCGGGTGATTCTGGCCACCGACGGCGATTTCAACGTCGGCACGGTCAATTTTCAGGCGTTGAAGAATCTGGTGGAAGCCCAGCGCCAGAGCGGTATCGCGCTCACCACCCTGGGCTTCGGCGCCGGCAACTACAACGACCGGCTGATGGAGCAACTGGCCGATGCCGGCAACGGCAACCATGCCTACATCGACACCCTGCGAGAGGCCAACAAGGTGCTGGTCGAGCAGATGAGCGCCACCCTGTTGACCATCGCCAAGGACGTGAAGATTCAAATCGAGTTCAACCCGGCGCTGGTCGAGGAATACCGTCTGATCGGTTATGAGAATCGAATTCTGCGCCGCGAGGATTTCAACAACGACGCCGTGGATGCCGGCGACATCGGCGCCGGGCACACGGTCACCGCGTTGTACGAAATCGCCCTGAAGGGTAGCGGCGGCAGTCTGAGCGATCCGCTGCGCTACGGCCAGCCAGCGGCGGACGACGTCGTTCCGCGCGGCGACGAGATCGCCTTCCTGCGCCTGCGCTACAAGCAGCCGGACGGCGAGGTCAGCCAGTTGCTGGAACAACCGATCCGGCGCGGGCAGGCGCTCGGGGACTGGCGGGAAACCAGCGAGCGGTTCCGTTTCGCGGCGGCGGTGGCCGGTTTCGGCCAGATGCTGCGCGGCGGGCGCCATACCCGCGATTTTGGCTACGACGACGTATTGGCGCTGGCCCGTGCCGCGCGGGGCGCCGATCCCCACGGTTACCGGGGCGAGTTCCTGAGCCTGGCCGGGCTGGCGCGCTCGCTCGATCCCGGTCGGGGCGGGGCAGTGGGGCAAGCAATCCACTGA
- a CDS encoding serine/threonine protein kinase, whose product MEMPRISGYQFEKVIGKGAMSTVYLALQESLGRRVAIKVLSPGLASDPIFSKRFIKEARTIGKLGHPHIVTIFDAGNLDDVYYIAMEYLEGGTLKERIKAGLTPDQAVTILCQIARALGQAHQQHCIHRDIKPANILFRNPNTALLSDFGIAKNTLDKTQLTAAGWRLGTPNYMSPEQALAKPTDARSDLYGLGVVFYEMLTGTRPFLGADAFDIALKHLKEPVPILPEPLSRFQPALDRLLAKEPEERFASAEELVVAVQDAAAGRTAAKAALDEDTGRTVVVPRSSHRKAALKSIPNRASVEVPAALLLSWRRALPWVLAGLLAGLAALLVYWFWPTLSIALSSVMGPSD is encoded by the coding sequence ATGGAAATGCCCCGGATTTCCGGCTATCAATTCGAAAAAGTCATCGGCAAGGGCGCCATGTCCACCGTCTATCTGGCGCTCCAGGAATCCTTGGGTCGCCGCGTGGCCATCAAGGTACTGTCCCCCGGCCTGGCCAGCGACCCCATTTTCAGCAAGCGCTTCATCAAGGAAGCCCGCACCATCGGCAAGCTCGGCCACCCGCATATCGTCACCATTTTCGACGCCGGCAATCTGGACGACGTGTACTACATCGCGATGGAATACCTGGAGGGCGGCACGCTCAAGGAGCGGATCAAGGCGGGGCTGACGCCGGACCAGGCGGTGACGATTCTGTGCCAGATCGCCCGGGCGCTTGGCCAGGCGCACCAGCAGCATTGCATCCATCGCGATATCAAGCCGGCCAACATTTTGTTCCGCAATCCGAACACGGCGCTGCTGTCGGATTTCGGCATCGCCAAGAACACGCTGGACAAGACCCAGTTGACCGCCGCCGGCTGGCGGCTCGGCACGCCCAATTACATGAGCCCGGAACAGGCGCTGGCCAAGCCGACGGACGCCCGTAGCGATCTGTACGGCCTGGGGGTGGTGTTTTACGAGATGCTGACCGGAACCCGGCCGTTTCTGGGGGCCGATGCCTTCGATATCGCGCTGAAGCACCTCAAGGAGCCGGTGCCGATCCTGCCGGAACCACTCAGCCGCTTTCAGCCGGCGCTCGACCGGCTATTGGCCAAGGAACCGGAGGAGCGATTCGCCAGCGCCGAGGAGTTGGTGGTGGCGGTACAGGACGCGGCGGCCGGGAGAACGGCAGCAAAGGCGGCGCTGGACGAGGATACCGGGAGAACGGTGGTGGTGCCGCGTTCGTCCCACCGCAAGGCGGCGCTCAAATCCATCCCCAACAGGGCCAGCGTCGAGGTTCCAGCCGCCCTTCTGTTGTCGTGGCGACGAGCATTGCCCTGGGTTCTGGCCGGATTGCTGGCCGGACTGGCGGCGCTGCTGGTCTACTGGTTCTGGCCCACGCTTTCGATCGCGCTTTCCTCGGTTATGGGGCCGTCCGATTAG
- a CDS encoding DUF350 domain-containing protein — protein MLTQSLSGLPAFLSYFVTAIGLLALFLTVYVFITPYREIALIREGNAAAAASLGGAVLGFVLPLASAITHSVSLPDMAIWGLIALVVQVLVYLAARFLLLPELGRDIPAGRIATGVFLGALSVAIGILNAACMSY, from the coding sequence ATGCTGACCCAATCCCTGTCCGGTCTGCCCGCGTTCCTGTCTTACTTTGTCACCGCCATCGGTCTGCTGGCGCTGTTTCTGACGGTGTACGTCTTCATCACCCCCTACCGCGAAATTGCCCTGATCCGCGAGGGTAACGCGGCGGCGGCGGCCAGCCTCGGCGGCGCCGTGCTCGGCTTCGTGTTGCCGCTGGCCAGCGCCATCACCCACAGCGTCAGCCTGCCCGACATGGCGATCTGGGGGCTGATCGCGCTGGTCGTTCAGGTGCTGGTCTATCTGGCGGCGCGGTTTCTGCTGTTGCCCGAACTCGGTCGCGACATCCCCGCCGGCCGGATCGCCACCGGGGTCTTTCTCGGCGCGCTATCGGTCGCCATCGGCATCCTCAACGCTGCCTGCATGAGTTACTGA
- the rlmD gene encoding 23S rRNA (uracil(1939)-C(5))-methyltransferase RlmD: MAKKAKIPVEPFVVGVDDLAHEGQGVARRDGKAVFVEGALPGEEVRCVYTARRSRRDEARAVEVLHASPERVEPLCAHFGVCGGCALQHLQPSGQLAVKQRWLLDGLTHIGKLQPEQVLEPMTGPLWGYRRRARLTVKYVAKKGRTLVGFRERHSPFVADLRRCEVLDERVGSRLEELAQLIDSLSIRDRLPQIEVAGGDETTGLNFRVLVPPSEEDRARLQAFGERHGFALYLQPGGPDSVRALWPEQPELSYRLPDFDLDLEFQPWHFIQINAAINRQLVGRACELLQIGPEDRVLDLFCGLGNFTLALARRAREVVGVEGDASLVEWARRNAARNGVANATFHAADLAGDLNDQLWARGGYDRILLDPPRSGALEMMPRVAALGARRVVYVSCHPATLARDVGELAHRHGYRLESAGVLDMFPHTAHVESVAVLARRT, from the coding sequence ATGGCTAAAAAAGCAAAAATTCCGGTGGAACCGTTTGTGGTCGGCGTCGATGACCTGGCGCATGAAGGTCAGGGTGTCGCACGGCGGGATGGCAAAGCGGTATTTGTCGAGGGGGCGCTGCCGGGTGAGGAAGTCCGCTGCGTTTACACCGCCCGCCGGAGTCGCCGCGACGAAGCGCGTGCCGTGGAAGTGCTGCACGCCTCACCGGAACGGGTCGAGCCGCTCTGCGCGCATTTCGGGGTCTGTGGCGGCTGCGCCCTGCAGCATTTGCAGCCGTCTGGCCAGCTTGCCGTCAAGCAGCGCTGGCTGCTGGATGGCCTGACCCACATCGGCAAGCTCCAGCCGGAACAGGTGCTGGAACCCATGACTGGGCCGCTATGGGGTTACCGGCGGCGGGCGCGGCTGACGGTGAAATACGTTGCCAAGAAGGGGCGCACCCTGGTGGGTTTTCGCGAGCGGCACAGTCCATTCGTGGCCGACCTGCGCCGCTGCGAGGTGCTGGACGAGCGGGTGGGTAGCCGGTTGGAGGAACTGGCGCAACTCATCGATAGCCTGTCCATCCGCGACCGTTTGCCCCAGATCGAGGTGGCTGGCGGCGATGAAACGACAGGGCTGAATTTCCGGGTGTTGGTGCCGCCGAGCGAGGAAGATCGGGCGCGACTCCAGGCGTTCGGCGAGCGGCACGGCTTTGCGCTCTACCTGCAACCGGGTGGGCCGGACAGTGTGCGGGCATTGTGGCCGGAGCAGCCGGAACTCAGCTATCGCCTGCCGGATTTCGATCTCGATCTGGAATTTCAGCCCTGGCACTTTATTCAGATCAACGCCGCCATCAACCGGCAACTGGTCGGGCGGGCATGTGAGCTGCTGCAAATCGGTCCGGAAGATCGAGTGCTGGATTTGTTTTGTGGGCTGGGTAACTTCACCCTGGCGCTGGCCCGCCGGGCGCGAGAGGTGGTCGGCGTGGAAGGCGACGCCAGCCTGGTGGAGTGGGCGCGGCGCAATGCCGCGCGTAATGGTGTTGCGAACGCCACTTTTCACGCCGCCGATCTGGCCGGTGACTTGAACGATCAGCTTTGGGCACGGGGCGGTTATGATCGGATCTTGCTTGATCCCCCCCGTTCCGGCGCGCTGGAGATGATGCCGCGCGTGGCCGCGCTGGGCGCGCGGCGGGTGGTATATGTGTCCTGCCATCCGGCCACGCTGGCGCGGGATGTCGGCGAGTTGGCGCACCGCCACGGTTACCGATTGGAAAGCGCTGGGGTGCTGGATATGTTCCCTCACACCGCGCATGTCGAGTCGGTGGCGGTTTTGGCCCGCCGGACGTAG
- the cysM gene encoding cysteine synthase CysM, with amino-acid sequence MKEKSGFCYPTLESTVGNTPLVRLRRLPGNSSSLILGKLEGNNPAGSVKDRPALSMIEHAEARGEIRPGDVLIEATSGNTGIALAMIAALKGYRMKLIMPENQSAERRAAMRAYGAELILVSKEDGMEGARDLAARLEREGQGRVLDQFGNPDNPLAHYESTGPEIWRDTDGRVTHFVSAMGTTGTIMGVSRYLKEQNPRVQIVGVQPTEGSCIAGIRRWPLEYLPKVFDPARVDRTLDVDQAEAEEITRRLAREEGICCGVSAGGAVAVALRLAREVENAVIVTIICDRGDRYLSTGLFPD; translated from the coding sequence ATGAAAGAGAAATCCGGGTTTTGCTATCCCACGCTCGAATCCACGGTCGGCAATACGCCGCTGGTTCGGTTGCGGCGGCTGCCGGGAAACAGCAGCAGTCTCATTCTAGGCAAACTGGAGGGCAATAATCCCGCCGGTTCGGTCAAGGATCGGCCGGCGCTGAGCATGATCGAGCACGCCGAGGCGCGCGGCGAGATCCGGCCCGGCGATGTGCTGATCGAAGCGACCAGTGGCAATACCGGCATCGCGCTGGCGATGATCGCGGCGCTGAAAGGCTACCGGATGAAATTGATCATGCCGGAAAACCAGAGCGCCGAGCGGCGGGCGGCGATGCGGGCCTACGGCGCCGAACTGATTCTGGTGAGCAAGGAAGACGGCATGGAGGGCGCCCGCGATCTGGCCGCGCGGCTGGAGCGGGAAGGGCAGGGGCGGGTACTCGACCAGTTCGGCAACCCCGACAACCCGCTGGCGCATTATGAAAGCACCGGTCCCGAAATCTGGCGCGACACCGACGGCCGGGTGACTCACTTCGTCAGTGCCATGGGCACCACCGGCACCATCATGGGGGTGTCGCGCTATCTCAAGGAACAAAATCCTCGCGTACAGATCGTCGGCGTGCAGCCGACCGAGGGGTCCTGCATCGCCGGCATCCGCCGCTGGCCGCTGGAGTACCTGCCGAAAGTCTTCGACCCGGCGCGAGTGGATCGAACCCTGGACGTCGATCAGGCGGAAGCCGAGGAGATCACCCGCCGGCTGGCCCGCGAGGAAGGCATTTGCTGCGGAGTGTCGGCGGGCGGGGCGGTGGCGGTGGCGCTGCGACTGGCGCGGGAGGTCGAGAACGCGGTGATTGTCACCATCATCTGCGACCGCGGCGACCGTTATCTGTCCACCGGGCTGTTTCCCGATTAA